The following coding sequences lie in one Candidatus Nitrospira allomarina genomic window:
- a CDS encoding STAS domain-containing protein codes for MSTMPTQSTPIDDMHVITFGTCFDGSAEPALEAAVLQVQEIQGKHIILNMEALTTLNSRALGKLFLTYHHLNRKHIRLSMVNPKPAVLEMLTFVNFPKIVPIYDSVDAVVAFEQRQIESLALPQRPG; via the coding sequence ATGTCTACGATGCCTACCCAATCGACTCCCATTGACGATATGCATGTTATTACATTCGGGACATGCTTTGATGGGTCTGCGGAACCTGCTTTGGAGGCGGCTGTCTTACAAGTGCAGGAAATACAGGGCAAGCACATCATTCTGAATATGGAAGCTTTGACCACCCTGAATAGTCGTGCCTTAGGCAAATTATTTCTCACCTATCATCACCTCAATCGGAAACACATTCGACTCAGTATGGTCAATCCAAAGCCCGCAGTTCTTGAAATGTTAACATTTGTCAATTTTCCGAAGATCGTGCCTATCTATGATTCGGTTGATGCCGTGGTGGCTTTTGAGCAACGTCAGATTGAATCTTTAGCTCTTCCACAGCGACCGGGGTGA
- a CDS encoding STAS domain-containing protein, whose translation MLVRARWENGTRILMLSGRFDKFGRVPVETALAAGEGRPCHHVVMDFSRVSSMDSAGIGRLLLLYHSLRKKGMALTVINPKPSVRALLDLAGLATIIPIMQEKPEVRSVA comes from the coding sequence ATGTTGGTACGAGCACGGTGGGAGAACGGAACGAGAATCTTGATGCTTTCTGGTCGGTTCGATAAATTTGGACGGGTCCCGGTGGAAACGGCGTTGGCGGCGGGAGAGGGACGACCTTGCCATCACGTCGTCATGGATTTTTCACGAGTATCCTCTATGGATAGTGCAGGCATTGGAAGACTATTGTTGCTCTATCATTCGCTTCGAAAGAAAGGCATGGCCTTGACGGTGATCAATCCGAAGCCCTCTGTTAGGGCACTTTTGGATTTGGCAGGCTTAGCCACCATTATTCCGATTATGCAGGAAAAGCCTGAAGTCCGATCGGTTGCCTGA
- a CDS encoding STAS domain-containing protein: MLQVCEKLNHQSTVIIFTGRFDRQSTIGIGDLILGTKDMRCQHIILDFMGITGIDSVGLGLLYLWYHKLKPQHIGLSIVGPSPNVRAALEGCHLPDCVPVYASEYEAVRQEIYG, encoded by the coding sequence ATGCTCCAAGTCTGCGAAAAACTGAATCACCAATCCACCGTCATCATATTTACGGGACGGTTTGATCGACAATCAACCATTGGTATCGGGGACCTGATCCTCGGTACCAAAGACATGAGATGTCAACACATCATCCTGGATTTCATGGGCATCACCGGGATTGACTCGGTGGGTCTCGGGCTCCTGTACCTCTGGTACCATAAACTAAAACCCCAACACATTGGGCTCAGTATTGTGGGGCCTTCTCCTAACGTCCGAGCTGCACTGGAAGGCTGTCACCTTCCTGACTGCGTTCCGGTCTATGCCTCTGAGTACGAGGCGGTCCGACAGGAAATCTACGGTTAG